From Haloplasma contractile SSD-17B:
AATTTTAGCATAAAAACAAACTGTACAATTCTGACTAGATACAATTTAAGCAGATGCTTTTAAATTTTGAGTATGTAAATACTGTTTTTTTGACATTATAATACGATATACACAAAATAGTAACTGTAACCCTCCTCCTAAGATTGGTAGGATCCAAGGAGATACGTTATTAATAAGAATTCCTGATAGCAGAAGTGCTAAAGGAGATGTGATTTTTGCAAGACTCATAGCAAGACTCATCACCCTACCTCGGTAATTGTCATCGACTAAACTTTGTAGTAGATACATGATTGGAATATCAACGAATGCAACAATTATGCCAAATAGAATCATGACAAGACTATAAAAGACTAAATAATAGATGCCTGTAGGAAAAAGCATTGGAACTAATAGCGGTACTCCGATCAACATCATTATAAAGGAAGAGAGTAAAATCATTCGTGAAAGTAGTTGATCATACGGAATATGATCACTAACTTTTTTAACGACTAGAGCCCCTAAGATCATCCCGACTGGAAATGCACCTTGAATGATACCAAAATATGTTGCATCTAGTGCTAAAACCTCGTTGATTATATAAGGTAACGGAACTAATAGTGCTAATCCAGTAAAGAAATTAATGATGATAAAAAAGGATATTAATGACTTTAACTGCGAGTGGTTCTTAAGGTAATTAAACCCATCTACGATATTACTTAAGAAACTGTGATTGTCCTCATGTTCTACTTTAGTTTCCATGTCGTCGATTTTCTCTGTTTCTTCTAATTTCTTTATCGCTTTTGAATTATTAATGTCAAAGTCAATAAATAGTTCAGAAAAAGCAGAGAACAAGAATGAAAGTCCATTAATCATGATAAAGATTTCAATATCAAATACGTTTTTTTCCACTAATGCATAGATTACACCACCCATTATAGGTGCTAAAATAGATGAAGTGGATCCAATAATTTTACTAATAGAATTTATGGTCATTAATCGTTTCTTGGTTACAATTTCTGGTTTCGCTGACTCTAGGCAGATGTTAAAAATCACTCCAAAGACAGTAAGTATAAAGGTAGTAATATAAATGGTAAGTATATAAAGCCCGTTTTGATTAATATAAACATATAAACCAATTAAAAGTATACCACTTAAAACATCCATGATTATTACAATTAGTTTACGGTTAAGCCGGTCGGCTAAGACACCGGCAAATGGACTGATTATAACAATCGGTAAGATCCCAATAACTAAATTAGTAGCAAAGGATAAACCATCACCTGTAACTTTTAAAATATAGAGACTCATTGCAAATGAATAAATAAGGGAACCAAACACAGATACTAATTTACCCAATGAAAATAAACTTAAATTTTTAAATTCTTTATTAATACGCTTCATCATAAGAATTCCTCCTGTTTTATTTGTACTTATAGTATAAGTCACGTAGTAAACACCAGGTCAACAGGTGAATTTAACTTTTTTGATTATGAATTTATATTAAACATGGGGTTAGCACCATGTTTTCAACTACAAAAAAATAGCCTTTAAACTCTTTTCGACGTTGAAATGAGTTTAAAGGCTAACGACTAAGTTTTTCTTATTCCGTACATGAAATAGGAAAAAACTTCTTCTCCTTCTTGAATATAAGTTTCATATTTACCACCCTCTGTTTGAATATCAGAACTGATATCAGAAACAACTTTAAACTTTAATCTTTCAATTTGTTCTCTCACCTGTTTTTTTATGAAATTATGTCTATGACCAGGGCTTATTTGGGTATCCCGTTTGAATTTATTGAACATTAGGTAACTTCCTATTAAGCTAACATCTTCTTTAAAGAGATTTTTCACTTCTTCTAGTAGGAACTGCTTATTATTAAATGCGTAATTACTTGATCCTGCAAAGTCAATAATTGTATCTACTGTATGGTCTTGTAGCGGAATCTCTAAAAAGTCCGTACAAACAAACACGATATTTTTCTTAACATTAACACGTTCTAAAAGTTTCTTTAAGTATCGTAGCATCCCTATATTATGGTCTACCGCAAAATAAATTGCTGAGTCCGGTAAATCATTGTAAATAATACGTAGAAAATAACCAAATCCAACTCCAAGTTCTAGAATTGTGGAATCATTAAATAGTTTGAAATCAACATTACGTTCAAACCAAACTCGTCCCTTATAGATATGATTAATATAGTTTGAAGGTGTCTCACGAATATAATCGACGATATGATCCTCTTTGACACTTGGATACTCTACTAGATTCTTTCCACATAAAATTCCATCTGATATAGTATACACTTTCTTACATGAAGAACACACTAATTCACCCTCTAAGATTTGATTATTGATAATGTTTCCACTATTAAGCGATAACGACCTCTTACAATCAGGGCAGGATAGTTTGGGTAATACAGAAACATCAACCCCAATCTTGTGATACTCTTTAGGCTTATAGTTTGATAACTCATCTATTTTCTCTTTTAATTGTTTTTTTGTATGGTGTAAAGTTTTAATTTCATTTTCAATCTCTTTATATTTTGTTTTAAAGAATTGGTTATAGTAATCAGTAGCCTGAGCATGTGAAAGGTTATCAATCCGTTTAAAATCGAAAATGTTCTTTATTTCTTGTAGCGTAAATCCCATACTCTTGAACGTTATAATGTCGTTTAATTCC
This genomic window contains:
- a CDS encoding MFS transporter, with translation MMKRINKEFKNLSLFSLGKLVSVFGSLIYSFAMSLYILKVTGDGLSFATNLVIGILPIVIISPFAGVLADRLNRKLIVIIMDVLSGILLIGLYVYINQNGLYILTIYITTFILTVFGVIFNICLESAKPEIVTKKRLMTINSISKIIGSTSSILAPIMGGVIYALVEKNVFDIEIFIMINGLSFLFSAFSELFIDFDINNSKAIKKLEETEKIDDMETKVEHEDNHSFLSNIVDGFNYLKNHSQLKSLISFFIIINFFTGLALLVPLPYIINEVLALDATYFGIIQGAFPVGMILGALVVKKVSDHIPYDQLLSRMILLSSFIMMLIGVPLLVPMLFPTGIYYLVFYSLVMILFGIIVAFVDIPIMYLLQSLVDDNYRGRVMSLAMSLAKITSPLALLLSGILINNVSPWILPILGGGLQLLFCVYRIIMSKKQYLHTQNLKASA
- a CDS encoding MerR family transcriptional regulator — translated: MKIGEFAKRNEISKDTIRHYIDLGLLFPLKNGSHYSFDEKSEQELNDIITFKSMGFTLQEIKNIFDFKRIDNLSHAQATDYYNQFFKTKYKEIENEIKTLHHTKKQLKEKIDELSNYKPKEYHKIGVDVSVLPKLSCPDCKRSLSLNSGNIINNQILEGELVCSSCKKVYTISDGILCGKNLVEYPSVKEDHIVDYIRETPSNYINHIYKGRVWFERNVDFKLFNDSTILELGVGFGYFLRIIYNDLPDSAIYFAVDHNIGMLRYLKKLLERVNVKKNIVFVCTDFLEIPLQDHTVDTIIDFAGSSNYAFNNKQFLLEEVKNLFKEDVSLIGSYLMFNKFKRDTQISPGHRHNFIKKQVREQIERLKFKVVSDISSDIQTEGGKYETYIQEGEEVFSYFMYGIRKT